One Pseudomonas entomophila genomic window carries:
- a CDS encoding nicotinamidase, whose protein sequence is MKIASFDVDAQNGFTANAPQELPVPGGEQIAPALNLMARRATLRLGSKDAHPANAAWVVAEPEQMLQPLTLTNADLTWVSHCVPGTPGFELLPGLPAPIDYDYFVWKGVEPDLHPYGACYHDLAERRSTGVIEYLKVQQVQAIIVGGLALDYCVRTTALQLRRAGFEVLLYLPACRALSSEGANDACAAMGAAGIHLCADEAALDTRLTLLQEARS, encoded by the coding sequence ATGAAAATCGCCAGTTTCGATGTCGACGCGCAGAACGGCTTCACCGCCAATGCACCGCAGGAACTGCCGGTGCCTGGCGGCGAGCAGATCGCCCCCGCGCTCAACCTCATGGCCCGCCGCGCCACCCTGCGCCTGGGCAGCAAGGACGCTCACCCGGCCAACGCCGCCTGGGTCGTGGCCGAGCCGGAGCAGATGCTGCAACCGCTGACGCTAACCAATGCCGACCTGACCTGGGTGAGCCACTGCGTCCCCGGCACCCCGGGCTTCGAGCTGCTGCCCGGCCTGCCCGCCCCCATCGACTACGACTATTTCGTCTGGAAAGGCGTCGAGCCCGACCTGCACCCTTACGGCGCCTGCTACCACGACCTGGCCGAGCGCCGCTCCACCGGCGTGATCGAATACCTCAAGGTGCAACAGGTGCAGGCGATCATCGTCGGCGGCCTGGCCCTGGACTACTGCGTGCGCACCACCGCCCTGCAACTGCGCCGCGCCGGCTTCGAAGTGCTGCTGTACCTTCCGGCCTGCCGTGCCCTGAGCAGCGAAGGCGCCAACGACGCCTGCGCAGCGATGGGGGCCGCCGGCATCCACCTCTGCGCCGACGAAGCCGCGCTCGACACCCGACTCACCCTGCTGCAGGAAGCCCGTTCATGA
- a CDS encoding cupin domain-containing protein has product MDTGTRLKLVRERNNLSQRELARRSGLTNSTISQIEQNRVSPSVSSLKKLLEGIPMSLAEFFSFDEPVREERFVFRGGEQPDLGRNGLRMLLVGASVEGRQMRMLRELYAPGADSGEPIVHAEGEECGLVTRGTMELWVDGQVSVLNAGDGYYIPTTLPHSFKNIGPDEAEIISANTPANF; this is encoded by the coding sequence ATGGACACGGGGACACGACTCAAGCTGGTGCGTGAACGCAACAACCTCTCCCAACGGGAGCTGGCCCGCCGCAGCGGCCTGACCAACTCGACGATCTCGCAGATCGAGCAGAACCGTGTCAGCCCTTCGGTCAGTTCCCTGAAAAAGCTGCTCGAGGGCATCCCCATGTCCCTGGCGGAATTCTTCAGCTTTGACGAACCGGTGCGCGAGGAGCGCTTCGTGTTCCGTGGCGGCGAGCAGCCTGACCTGGGCCGCAACGGCCTGCGCATGCTGCTGGTCGGCGCCAGTGTCGAAGGCCGGCAGATGCGCATGCTGCGCGAGCTGTATGCCCCCGGCGCCGACTCCGGCGAGCCGATCGTGCATGCCGAAGGCGAGGAATGCGGCCTGGTCACCCGGGGCACCATGGAGCTGTGGGTCGACGGCCAGGTCAGCGTGCTCAACGCAGGCGACGGCTACTACATCCCCACCACACTGCCGCACAGCTTCAAGAACATCGGCCCGGACGAAGCGGAAATCATCAGCGCCAACACCCCAGCGAACTTCTGA
- a CDS encoding TetR/AcrR family transcriptional regulator — MRYSLEHKQQTREKLLASSGALAKRGGFASTGVAGLMKAIGLTGGAFYNHFPSKDDLFTEVVRRELSNSPLGRLATRGTDHGRLKRCLDQYLSLAHLHNAEGGCPLPPLGVEIARAERPVREEAEHWLVALHDAWSNTLQDPQLAWALISQCVGALVVGRMLASEDVQEQVLRSSRTLVDKVLDEDC; from the coding sequence ATGCGCTACTCCCTCGAACACAAGCAACAGACCCGCGAGAAACTGCTGGCCAGCAGTGGCGCGCTGGCCAAGCGCGGCGGTTTCGCCAGCACCGGGGTGGCCGGGCTGATGAAGGCCATCGGCCTGACCGGCGGCGCGTTCTACAACCACTTCCCGTCCAAGGACGACCTGTTCACCGAGGTGGTCCGCCGCGAGCTGTCCAACAGCCCGCTGGGGCGGCTGGCCACTCGTGGTACCGATCATGGGCGCCTGAAACGCTGCCTCGATCAGTACCTGAGCCTCGCCCACCTGCACAACGCCGAAGGCGGCTGCCCGCTGCCACCGCTGGGCGTAGAGATCGCCCGCGCCGAACGGCCGGTGCGTGAGGAAGCCGAGCATTGGCTGGTGGCGCTGCACGATGCCTGGAGCAATACTCTGCAAGACCCGCAACTGGCCTGGGCCTTGATCAGCCAGTGCGTCGGCGCGCTGGTGGTCGGGCGGATGCTGGCCAGTGAAGACGTCCAGGAGCAGGTACTGCGCTCCAGCCGCACATTGGTCGACAAGGTGCTCGATGAAGATTGCTAG
- a CDS encoding 2-hydroxychromene-2-carboxylate isomerase → MSKTVEFYFDLGSPATYLGWTQLPALCARQDAQLVYRPMLLGGVFQATGNASPVMVPAKGRYMFTDLQRFADRYGVPFGLPPGFPVNTLTLMRGVIGTQLQAPARFEALLKALFEGLWVHRRNLSDPAVLADTLAQAGFDAEAFVALAGQAEVKEALKQATEKAVGRGVFGAPTCFVGEQMFFGQDRLDFVEEALIG, encoded by the coding sequence ATGAGCAAGACCGTCGAGTTCTATTTTGACCTGGGCAGCCCGGCCACCTACCTCGGTTGGACCCAATTGCCCGCCCTCTGCGCTCGCCAGGATGCGCAACTGGTGTACCGGCCGATGCTGCTGGGAGGGGTATTCCAGGCTACCGGCAATGCCTCGCCGGTGATGGTGCCGGCCAAGGGGCGCTACATGTTCACCGACCTTCAGCGCTTTGCTGACCGTTACGGCGTGCCGTTCGGGTTGCCACCGGGGTTTCCGGTGAACACGCTGACCCTGATGCGGGGGGTGATCGGCACCCAATTGCAGGCGCCGGCGCGGTTCGAGGCGTTGCTCAAAGCGTTGTTCGAGGGGTTGTGGGTGCACAGGCGCAACCTGTCGGATCCGGCTGTGCTGGCGGATACCTTGGCGCAGGCAGGGTTCGATGCAGAGGCGTTCGTGGCACTGGCTGGACAGGCTGAGGTCAAGGAGGCGCTCAAGCAGGCGACAGAGAAGGCTGTGGGCCGGGGTGTATTCGGAGCGCCAACTTGCTTTGTCGGTGAGCAGATGTTCTTTGGCCAGGACCGGTTGGATTTCGTCGAGGAGGCGTTGATCGGGTAG
- a CDS encoding eCIS core domain-containing protein, with protein MKIASALLGLLLALPAFAQNSCPVGQYQVCLVVCFCAPIDPGQGGQVLQDVERVAAASLAFALRQARDEATANGTQPIPLHIRAQLEPWYDFAVLDAARYRVGDDQQISAANALLQNPDVNAVTLIDTVIFRRPGDAEDNVALWAHELKHVQQYQELGVETFAQRYTHNAEDLEGPAYKIEAEVAKALRARGTGGPR; from the coding sequence ATGAAGATTGCTAGCGCCCTGCTCGGTTTGTTGCTGGCCCTGCCGGCGTTCGCCCAGAACAGCTGCCCCGTCGGGCAATACCAGGTGTGCCTGGTGGTGTGCTTCTGCGCGCCGATCGACCCCGGCCAGGGTGGCCAGGTTTTGCAGGATGTCGAGCGCGTGGCTGCCGCCAGCCTTGCCTTCGCCCTGCGCCAGGCACGGGATGAAGCCACGGCCAACGGCACCCAGCCCATCCCCTTGCACATTCGCGCCCAGCTCGAACCCTGGTACGACTTCGCCGTGCTCGACGCTGCCCGCTACCGGGTCGGCGACGACCAGCAGATCAGCGCGGCCAATGCGCTGCTGCAGAACCCCGACGTGAACGCGGTGACCCTGATCGACACGGTCATCTTCCGCCGCCCCGGCGATGCCGAGGACAACGTGGCGCTGTGGGCCCATGAGCTCAAGCATGTGCAGCAGTACCAGGAACTGGGGGTCGAGACCTTCGCCCAGCGCTACACCCACAACGCGGAGGATCTGGAGGGTCCGGCCTACAAGATCGAGGCCGAGGTGGCGAAAGCCCTGCGCGCACGCGGCACGGGTGGCCCTCGGTAA
- a CDS encoding NUDIX hydrolase: protein MSTAEVLASVDIVALRLSPHTQRLQVLLHQREREPHAGQWALPGVIVNGRTPDNSLDAAAERALAEKARVVPRHLEQVGTEGNAFRDPRGWSLSTYYLALLDPTVEVEEGVLAFFDLDSLLTRKVLLPFDHRLLVERACERLASKSVYTSLPLYLVAECFTVLDALAAVQACLGQSINNTSLRKRLERMKAAGWVADTGEKHQPRLGRPQQLYRHTPQGAGAFVFDRSLLAAG, encoded by the coding sequence GTGAGCACAGCAGAAGTCCTGGCCAGCGTGGATATCGTCGCGTTGCGCCTGTCACCGCATACCCAGCGCCTGCAGGTGCTGCTTCATCAGCGCGAGCGCGAGCCCCATGCCGGGCAGTGGGCCTTGCCGGGGGTGATCGTCAACGGGCGCACGCCGGACAACAGCCTCGACGCGGCCGCCGAGCGGGCCTTGGCCGAAAAGGCACGGGTGGTGCCACGCCACCTTGAGCAGGTGGGGACCGAGGGCAATGCCTTCCGTGACCCGCGCGGTTGGTCGCTGAGCACCTATTACCTCGCGTTGCTCGATCCCACCGTGGAGGTGGAGGAGGGGGTGTTGGCGTTCTTCGACCTGGACAGCCTGCTGACGCGCAAGGTGCTGCTGCCATTCGATCACCGGCTGCTGGTCGAGCGGGCCTGTGAGCGCCTGGCGAGCAAATCGGTGTACACCAGCCTGCCGCTGTACCTTGTCGCGGAGTGCTTCACCGTGCTCGATGCCCTGGCAGCGGTGCAGGCGTGCCTGGGGCAGTCGATCAACAACACCTCGCTGCGCAAGCGCCTCGAGCGCATGAAAGCCGCAGGCTGGGTGGCGGACACTGGCGAGAAACACCAGCCCAGGCTGGGGCGCCCGCAGCAGCTGTACCGGCATACGCCGCAAGGGGCGGGCGCCTTCGTGTTCGACCGCAGCCTGCTGGCGGCGGGCTGA
- the glgA gene encoding glycogen synthase GlgA: protein MISAAVEPHVDAFNPDNREPLSADFAPTAKAPGAQRQHNPNKRKVLFVTSEIADLVKTGGLGDVSAALPRALAHLHDVRVLIPGYRQVVESDNPIHIVGELGGHAALPPCKIGRMDLADGLVIYVLICPELYQRDGTPYGANNGRDWPDNHIRFARLGLAAAEIAAGEGMAHWRPDLVHAHDWPAGLAPAYMHWRGLSTPTLFTIHNLAYQGVYSRGCSPELAIPDHAMQQEGMEFYGKLSFLKAGLAYSSHITTVSATYAREITTPEFGCGLDGFLASKAQKGLLGGIPNGIDESWDSATDQHLHHNFSINDWAGKARNAQQVRELFELEPSEGPLFAVVSRLVYQKGLDLTLGVADSIVEQGGQLAIIGRGEPEEEQAMRELALRHPGRIGVRIGFNETDARRMFAGSDFLLMPSRYEPCGLSQMYAQRFGSLPVARNTGGLADTIENGVTGFLFDDSTVDSYREALGRAFYVYGKKHLLNAMRCLSMTQPFNWCQAVEPYARLYEDLVKQAHFAHY from the coding sequence ATGATCAGTGCCGCTGTCGAACCTCACGTAGACGCATTCAACCCGGACAACCGCGAACCGCTCAGCGCGGATTTCGCCCCGACAGCCAAGGCACCCGGCGCCCAGCGCCAGCACAACCCGAACAAGCGCAAGGTCCTGTTCGTCACCTCGGAGATCGCCGACCTGGTCAAGACCGGCGGCCTGGGCGACGTCTCCGCTGCCCTGCCCCGGGCCCTGGCGCACCTGCATGACGTGCGCGTGCTGATCCCCGGCTACCGCCAGGTGGTCGAGAGCGACAACCCCATCCATATCGTAGGCGAACTGGGCGGCCATGCCGCGCTGCCACCGTGCAAGATCGGGCGCATGGACCTGGCCGACGGCCTGGTGATCTACGTGCTGATCTGCCCCGAGCTGTACCAGCGCGACGGCACCCCCTACGGCGCCAACAACGGCCGCGACTGGCCCGACAACCATATTCGCTTCGCCCGCCTGGGCCTGGCCGCAGCCGAGATCGCCGCCGGCGAAGGCATGGCCCATTGGCGCCCGGACCTGGTGCACGCCCACGACTGGCCGGCCGGCCTGGCCCCGGCGTACATGCACTGGCGCGGGCTGAGCACCCCAACCCTGTTCACCATCCACAACCTCGCCTACCAGGGCGTGTACAGCCGCGGTTGCAGCCCGGAGCTGGCGATCCCGGACCACGCCATGCAGCAGGAAGGCATGGAGTTCTACGGCAAGCTGTCGTTCCTCAAGGCGGGGCTGGCCTACTCCAGCCACATCACCACGGTCAGCGCCACCTACGCCCGGGAGATCACCACGCCGGAGTTCGGCTGCGGGCTGGACGGTTTCCTCGCCAGCAAGGCCCAGAAAGGCCTGCTCGGTGGCATCCCCAACGGCATCGACGAGAGCTGGGACTCGGCCACCGACCAGCACCTGCACCACAATTTCAGCATCAATGACTGGGCCGGCAAGGCGCGCAACGCCCAGCAGGTGCGCGAGCTGTTCGAACTGGAACCGTCCGAAGGGCCGCTGTTCGCGGTGGTGTCGCGGCTGGTCTACCAAAAGGGCCTGGACCTGACCCTGGGGGTGGCCGACTCCATCGTCGAACAAGGCGGCCAGCTGGCGATCATCGGCCGCGGCGAGCCGGAAGAGGAACAGGCCATGCGCGAACTTGCCCTGCGCCACCCGGGCCGCATCGGCGTGCGCATCGGTTTCAACGAAACCGACGCCCGGCGCATGTTCGCCGGCTCCGATTTCCTGCTGATGCCCTCGCGCTACGAGCCCTGCGGCCTGAGCCAGATGTACGCCCAGCGCTTCGGTTCGCTGCCGGTGGCGCGCAACACCGGCGGGCTGGCCGACACCATCGAGAACGGCGTGACCGGATTCCTGTTCGACGACTCCACCGTCGACAGCTACCGCGAGGCCCTGGGCCGCGCCTTCTATGTATACGGCAAGAAGCACCTGCTCAACGCCATGCGCTGCCTGTCGATGACCCAGCCGTTCAACTGGTGCCAGGCGGTGGAACCCTACGCCCGTTTGTACGAGGACCTGGTCAAGCAGGCGCACTTCGCCCACTACTGA
- the arfB gene encoding alternative ribosome rescue aminoacyl-tRNA hydrolase ArfB: protein MLTISNNVHLPDAEIELTYIRAQGAGGQNVNKVSSAVHLRFDIPASSLPEFYKGRLLALRDSRITGDGVLIIKAQQYRTQEQNRADALARLAELIIAAGKTEKKRRPTKPTLGSKTRRLEGKARRSTVKAGRGKVDF from the coding sequence ATGCTGACCATCTCCAACAACGTGCATCTGCCGGATGCCGAAATAGAACTCACCTACATCCGCGCACAAGGCGCGGGTGGGCAGAATGTCAACAAGGTGTCCAGCGCCGTGCACCTGCGCTTCGACATCCCGGCCTCATCGCTGCCCGAGTTCTACAAGGGGCGGCTGCTGGCGCTGCGTGACAGCCGCATCACCGGCGACGGCGTGTTGATCATCAAGGCCCAACAGTACCGCACCCAGGAGCAGAACCGTGCTGATGCGCTGGCGCGTCTCGCCGAGTTGATCATCGCGGCCGGCAAGACTGAGAAGAAACGCCGCCCGACCAAGCCGACCCTTGGCTCGAAGACACGCCGCCTTGAAGGAAAGGCCAGGCGGAGTACTGTCAAGGCGGGGCGGGGTAAGGTGGATTTCTAA
- a CDS encoding DUF7693 family protein gives MPSVSSREAWQCLRDAALGCMTLEVVTRLPDGQIEVRIDSWSLSLLLDGEGLACCTGCQSPDGRQADLESWHRYGTNPVDHLSIWERGRIEQLLEPVPIPL, from the coding sequence ATGCCCAGCGTCAGCAGCCGGGAAGCCTGGCAATGCCTGCGTGATGCCGCCCTTGGCTGCATGACGCTGGAGGTTGTTACCCGCCTGCCCGATGGGCAAATCGAAGTGCGTATCGACAGCTGGTCGCTGAGCCTGCTGCTGGACGGCGAAGGCCTGGCCTGCTGCACCGGGTGCCAGAGCCCCGACGGCCGCCAGGCTGATCTTGAGAGCTGGCACCGCTATGGCACCAACCCGGTCGATCACCTGAGCATCTGGGAGCGCGGCCGCATCGAGCAATTGCTGGAGCCCGTACCCATTCCTCTGTAG
- a CDS encoding MFS transporter, which produces MNVAKDPASLTPASTLDLRPLMLVNMACTMSMMAFVALIGPIARLLGMATWQAGAAVTVAGVVWVILARPWGRLADRYGRRRVLLLGSGGFTLAYWVLCLFIDGALRWLPGATLAFFGLMLARGMIGAFYAALPVGGNALIADHVQPQHRARAMASLGAANAVGLVVGPALAALLSRYSLSLPFYAMSLLPATAFVVLLFKLKPQPLPQAHAPNPVRLSDPRLRRPLLVAFSAMLSITVSQIAVGFFALDRLQLEAGAAAQAAGIALTCVGVALMLAQVFLRRLEWPPAKMIRIGASISGLGFAAAALATHAPWLWGAFFIAAFGMGFVFPAFSALAANAMQAGEQGATAGSIGAAQGMGAVIGPLAGTLVYAVDPRLPFLAVAVLLLVVGLWPVPADQRH; this is translated from the coding sequence ATGAACGTTGCAAAGGATCCTGCTTCACTCACCCCGGCCAGCACCCTCGACCTGCGCCCGCTGATGCTGGTCAACATGGCCTGCACCATGTCGATGATGGCCTTCGTCGCCCTGATCGGCCCCATCGCCCGCCTGCTGGGCATGGCTACCTGGCAAGCCGGCGCGGCGGTGACCGTGGCCGGCGTGGTCTGGGTGATCCTGGCCCGGCCCTGGGGGCGCCTGGCCGACCGCTATGGCCGGCGCCGGGTACTGCTGCTGGGCAGCGGCGGCTTCACCCTGGCCTACTGGGTGCTGTGCCTGTTCATCGACGGCGCGCTGCGCTGGCTGCCGGGGGCGACCCTGGCATTCTTCGGCCTGATGCTGGCCCGCGGCATGATCGGCGCCTTCTATGCCGCATTGCCGGTCGGCGGCAACGCGCTGATCGCCGACCATGTCCAGCCCCAGCACCGGGCGCGGGCAATGGCCTCGCTGGGCGCGGCCAACGCGGTCGGCCTGGTGGTGGGCCCGGCGTTGGCCGCGCTGCTGTCGCGCTACAGCCTGAGCCTGCCGTTCTATGCGATGTCGCTGTTGCCGGCCACGGCGTTCGTGGTGCTGCTGTTCAAGCTCAAGCCCCAACCACTGCCCCAAGCCCATGCGCCCAATCCAGTGCGGCTGTCCGACCCACGCCTGCGCCGCCCGTTGTTGGTGGCCTTCAGCGCCATGCTCAGCATCACCGTGTCGCAGATCGCCGTCGGTTTCTTCGCCCTCGACCGCCTGCAACTGGAGGCCGGGGCTGCCGCCCAGGCCGCGGGCATCGCCTTGACCTGCGTGGGCGTGGCCCTGATGTTGGCCCAGGTGTTCCTGCGCCGGCTCGAATGGCCGCCGGCGAAAATGATCCGCATCGGCGCCAGCATTTCCGGGCTGGGCTTTGCCGCCGCGGCGCTGGCCACCCACGCACCGTGGCTGTGGGGCGCGTTCTTCATCGCCGCGTTCGGCATGGGCTTCGTCTTCCCGGCGTTTTCGGCGCTGGCGGCCAATGCCATGCAAGCCGGCGAACAAGGCGCCACCGCAGGCTCCATCGGCGCCGCCCAAGGCATGGGCGCGGTGATCGGCCCGCTGGCCGGGACGCTGGTCTATGCCGTTGATCCGCGCCTGCCGTTCCTGGCCGTGGCCGTGTTGCTGCTGGTGGTCGGCCTGTGGCCGGTGCCGGCCGACCAGCGCCACTGA
- the ppnN gene encoding nucleotide 5'-monophosphate nucleosidase PpnN has product MPQRNVINASVSPKGSLETLSQREVQQLSEVGTGSLYTLFRQCALAILNTGAHVDNAKTILEAYKDFEVRIHQQDRGVRLELLNAPADAFVDGEMIASTREMLFSALRDIVYTESELASQRIDLESSQGLTDYVFHLLRNARTLRPGVEPKMVVCWGGHSISSEEYQYTKKVGHELGLRKLDVCTGCGPGVMKGPMKGATIAHAKQRMHGSRYLGLTEPGIIAAEAPNPIVNELVILPDIEKRLEAFVRVGHGIIIFPGGAGTAEEFLYLLGILMHPDNQDLPFPVVLTGPRSAEPFLQQLHAFVGATLGEAAQRHYQIIIDDPAEVARQMVEGLKEVKQFRRERNDAFHFNWLLKIAEGFQHPFDPTHENMAALALRRDLPPHELAANLRRAFSGIVAGNVKDKGIRLIEEHGPYQIRGDAAILDPLGRLLQAFVDQHRMKLPGGAAYVPCYQVVT; this is encoded by the coding sequence ATGCCCCAACGCAATGTCATCAACGCCTCCGTCAGCCCCAAGGGCAGCCTGGAGACGCTGTCGCAACGTGAAGTCCAGCAACTGAGCGAAGTCGGTACCGGCAGCCTCTACACCCTGTTCCGCCAGTGCGCCCTGGCCATCCTCAACACCGGCGCCCATGTCGACAACGCCAAGACCATCCTCGAGGCCTACAAGGACTTCGAGGTGCGCATCCACCAACAGGACCGCGGCGTGCGCCTTGAGCTGCTCAACGCCCCGGCCGACGCCTTCGTCGATGGCGAGATGATCGCCAGCACCCGGGAAATGCTGTTCAGCGCCCTGCGCGATATCGTCTACACCGAAAGCGAGCTGGCCAGCCAGCGCATCGACCTGGAAAGCTCCCAGGGCCTCACCGACTATGTCTTCCACCTGCTGCGCAACGCCCGCACCCTGCGCCCGGGCGTGGAACCGAAGATGGTGGTGTGCTGGGGCGGCCACTCGATCAGCAGCGAGGAATACCAGTACACCAAGAAAGTCGGCCACGAGCTGGGCCTGCGCAAGCTGGATGTCTGCACCGGTTGCGGCCCGGGCGTGATGAAGGGCCCGATGAAGGGCGCCACCATCGCCCACGCCAAGCAGCGCATGCACGGCAGCCGCTACCTCGGCTTGACCGAGCCGGGCATCATCGCCGCCGAGGCGCCCAACCCGATCGTCAACGAGCTGGTGATCCTGCCGGACATCGAGAAGCGCCTGGAGGCCTTCGTCCGTGTCGGCCACGGCATCATCATCTTCCCCGGCGGCGCCGGCACCGCCGAAGAGTTCCTCTACCTGCTCGGCATCCTCATGCACCCGGACAACCAGGACCTGCCGTTCCCAGTGGTCCTCACCGGCCCGCGCAGTGCCGAACCGTTCCTGCAGCAACTGCACGCCTTCGTCGGCGCAACCCTGGGCGAGGCCGCCCAGCGCCACTACCAGATCATCATCGACGACCCGGCCGAAGTGGCCCGGCAGATGGTCGAGGGGTTGAAGGAGGTCAAGCAGTTCCGCCGCGAGCGCAACGATGCCTTCCACTTCAACTGGCTGCTGAAGATTGCCGAAGGCTTCCAGCATCCGTTCGACCCAACCCACGAGAACATGGCCGCGCTGGCCCTGCGCCGCGACCTGCCGCCCCACGAGCTGGCGGCCAACCTGCGCCGGGCGTTTTCCGGCATCGTCGCCGGCAACGTCAAGGACAAGGGCATCCGCCTGATCGAAGAGCACGGCCCCTACCAGATCCGCGGCGACGCGGCGATCCTCGACCCGCTGGGGCGCCTGCTGCAGGCGTTCGTCGATCAGCACCGGATGAAGCTGCCGGGCGGCGCGGCCTATGTGCCGTGCTACCAGGTCGTGACCTGA
- a CDS encoding SDR family oxidoreductase, producing MAEQQKVVLVIGAGDATGGEIAKRFAREGYIACVTRRQAEKLQPLVDEIRAAGGQAHGFGSDARKEEEVAELVETIERDIGPIEAFVFNIGANVPCSILEETPRKYFKIWEMACFAGFLTAQAVARRMVTRERGTILFTGATAGTRGAAGFAAFAGAKHALRALAQSMARELGPRNVHVAHVVVDGAIDTAFIRDTFPERYALKDQDGILAPAHIADSYWFLHTQPRDAWTFELDLRPWMERW from the coding sequence ATGGCAGAACAACAAAAAGTCGTGCTGGTGATCGGGGCGGGCGATGCCACCGGGGGCGAGATCGCCAAGCGCTTCGCCCGCGAGGGCTACATCGCCTGCGTCACCCGGCGCCAGGCCGAGAAGCTGCAGCCGCTGGTGGACGAGATCCGCGCCGCAGGCGGGCAGGCCCATGGTTTCGGTTCTGATGCGCGCAAGGAAGAGGAGGTGGCCGAGCTGGTCGAGACCATCGAGCGCGATATCGGCCCGATCGAAGCGTTTGTCTTCAACATCGGCGCCAATGTGCCCTGCAGCATCCTTGAAGAGACACCGCGCAAGTACTTCAAGATCTGGGAAATGGCTTGTTTCGCGGGCTTTCTCACCGCCCAGGCAGTGGCCCGGCGCATGGTGACCCGCGAGCGCGGCACCATCCTCTTCACCGGCGCCACTGCCGGTACCCGTGGCGCGGCCGGTTTCGCCGCCTTCGCCGGGGCCAAGCACGCCCTGCGTGCCCTGGCCCAGAGCATGGCCCGGGAGCTGGGGCCACGGAATGTCCATGTCGCCCATGTGGTGGTCGATGGCGCCATCGACACCGCCTTCATCCGTGACACCTTCCCCGAACGCTACGCCCTCAAGGACCAGGACGGCATCCTCGCCCCGGCGCATATCGCCGACAGCTACTGGTTCCTGCACACTCAGCCGCGGGACGCCTGGACCTTCGAGCTGGACCTGCGTCCCTGGATGGAACGCTGGTAA
- the pncB gene encoding nicotinate phosphoribosyltransferase: MTDSVFGPRIVQNLLDTDFYKITMMQAVLHNYPNAEVEWEFRCRNDEDLAPYLAEIRYQVEQLADVSVTLDQLAYLEKIPFIKPDFIRFLSLFRFNLRYVQVGLDDAGQLAIRIRGPWLHVILFEIPLLAIISEVRNRYRYRDVVIEQVGERLYQKLDWLKAEASTDELAGLQLADFGTRRRFSYRVQEEVVHILKRDFPGRFVGTSNVHLAREYQLKPIGTMAHEWFMAHQQLGPRLVDSQAAALECWVREYRGQLGIALTDCIGMDAFMRDFDLYFAKLFDGLRHDSGEPLAWAEKAIAHYERLGIDPKGKTLIFSDGLDFQKMLELYRALNGRIHVSFGIGTNLTCDIPGVKPMNMVIKMTACNGAPVAKISDSPGKTQCRDENFVAYLRHVFQVG; encoded by the coding sequence ATGACCGACAGCGTATTTGGCCCACGGATCGTCCAGAATCTGCTGGACACCGACTTCTACAAGATCACCATGATGCAGGCGGTGCTGCACAACTACCCCAACGCCGAGGTGGAGTGGGAGTTCCGCTGCCGCAACGACGAGGACCTGGCGCCCTACCTCGCCGAGATCCGCTACCAGGTCGAACAGTTGGCCGATGTCTCGGTGACCCTCGACCAGCTGGCGTACCTGGAGAAGATTCCGTTCATCAAGCCTGACTTCATCCGCTTTCTCAGCCTGTTCCGCTTCAACCTGCGCTATGTCCAGGTCGGCCTCGACGACGCCGGGCAACTGGCGATCCGCATTCGCGGGCCGTGGTTGCACGTGATCCTGTTCGAGATCCCGCTGCTGGCGATCATCTCCGAGGTGCGCAACCGCTACCGCTATCGCGACGTGGTGATCGAGCAAGTGGGCGAGCGCCTGTACCAGAAGCTCGACTGGCTCAAGGCAGAAGCCAGCACGGATGAACTGGCTGGGCTGCAACTGGCCGACTTCGGCACCCGCCGGCGCTTCTCCTACCGGGTGCAGGAAGAGGTGGTGCACATTTTAAAGCGCGACTTCCCGGGGCGTTTCGTCGGTACCAGCAACGTGCACCTGGCCCGTGAGTACCAGCTCAAGCCCATCGGGACCATGGCCCATGAATGGTTCATGGCCCACCAGCAGTTGGGCCCGCGGCTGGTCGACAGCCAGGCCGCCGCGCTGGAATGCTGGGTGCGTGAGTATCGGGGGCAGTTGGGCATCGCCCTGACCGACTGCATTGGCATGGATGCGTTCATGCGCGATTTTGATCTGTACTTCGCAAAGCTGTTCGACGGCTTGCGCCATGATTCGGGCGAACCGCTGGCCTGGGCCGAGAAGGCCATCGCCCACTATGAGCGGCTGGGGATCGACCCGAAGGGCAAGACGCTGATCTTCTCGGATGGGCTGGATTTCCAGAAGATGCTTGAGCTGTACCGGGCGTTGAATGGCCGGATCCATGTCAGCTTCGGGATTGGCACCAACCTTACCTGCGACATTCCTGGGGTGAAGCCGATGAACATGGTGATCAAGATGACCGCCTGCAACGGGGCGCCGGTGGCGAAGATTTCCGACAGTCCAGGGAAGACCCAGTGCCGGGATGAGAATTTTGTGGCGTATCTGCGGCATGTGTTTCAGGTTGGTTGA